A stretch of the Thiomicrospira pelophila DSM 1534 genome encodes the following:
- the dcd gene encoding dCTP deaminase, translated as MKLSDKDISAALRSGRIVIEPEPNASKIKGISVDLRLDNRFRVFNDHTAPFIDLSGPSEEVQTLLDKVMGNEIVIEENQAFFLHPGELALASTLESITVPDDLVGWLDGRSSLARLGLMVHVTAHRIDPGWQGQIVLEIFNSGKLPLALRPGMDICAINFETLSSPAEKPYNKRKDAKYRNQSGPTSSRINQDQTDERQLALLD; from the coding sequence ATGAAACTCAGTGATAAAGATATTTCCGCCGCATTAAGATCTGGCCGCATTGTGATCGAACCTGAACCAAATGCCAGCAAAATTAAAGGGATCAGCGTCGACTTAAGACTCGATAACCGCTTTCGTGTTTTTAACGACCATACAGCACCATTTATAGATCTAAGTGGACCAAGCGAAGAAGTCCAAACCCTGCTCGACAAGGTAATGGGCAATGAAATCGTAATCGAAGAAAACCAAGCCTTCTTCTTGCATCCAGGTGAGCTGGCTTTAGCTTCGACGCTTGAATCCATTACGGTACCGGATGACTTAGTTGGCTGGCTAGATGGCCGTTCAAGCTTAGCGCGCCTAGGTTTAATGGTGCACGTCACCGCACACCGCATTGATCCAGGCTGGCAAGGTCAAATTGTGTTAGAAATTTTCAATAGTGGCAAATTACCGCTGGCCTTGCGTCCAGGCATGGATATTTGCGCCATCAACTTTGAAACCCTATCCAGTCCGGCTGAAAAACCATACAACAAACGCAAAGATGCCAAATACCGCAATCAATCTGGTCCAACATCCAGCCGCATCAACCAAGATCAAACCGACGAACGTCAGCTAGCGCTATTAGATTAA
- the metG gene encoding methionine--tRNA ligase, protein MTSVRKILITSALPYANGPIHLGHLVEYIQTDIWSRFQKQRGHNCLYVCADDAHGTPIMLRAQSEGITPEALIARVSQEHQQDFAGFNIAFDQYHSTHSEENRHYSSYIYNQLKANNHISRKTIKQFYDPEKNMFLPDRFIKGTCPKCGAHDQYGDNCEACGATYAPTELVDPKSVISGATPIQKDSEHLFFELSHFEPMLKEWTQGGHLQSQISNKLNEWFESGLQNWDISRDAPYFGFEIPGEDNKFFYVWLDAPIGYLASFKKYCDENGLDFDEYWREDSQTELYHFIGKDIVYFHALFFPAMLTGAGFRKPNAIFAHGFLTVDGAKMSKSRGTFIMASTYLKHLEPEYLRYYFATKLNSRIDDLDLNLDDFVQRVNSDLIGKVVNIASRCAGFVTKRFDGKLNQAWSSEAQALFQQFADKAEPIAELYEKREYAQAMRDIMALADKANEYIAETAPWVLAKQEGKDAELHESVSVGLNLFRSLMIYLAPVLPKTSIKAREFFNETDWSWNQAKTPLMNHEIQAYKALLTRLDMAQVEKMLEDSKQTLQANQPAKAEPAASAETSQFDPIAPEITIDDFAKIDLRIAKIVNAEAVPEANKLLKLTLDIGLGERQVFAGIKSAYEPEQLIGKLTVMVANLAPRKMRFGLSEGMVLAAGPGGKDLFILSPDEGAQPGMRVK, encoded by the coding sequence ATGACCTCGGTCAGAAAAATTTTAATCACCAGCGCGCTCCCCTATGCCAACGGTCCAATTCACCTTGGACACCTTGTTGAATACATTCAAACAGATATCTGGTCACGATTCCAAAAGCAACGTGGTCACAACTGCCTATACGTTTGCGCGGATGATGCGCACGGCACACCGATCATGCTCCGCGCACAATCGGAAGGCATTACACCCGAAGCCTTGATCGCACGTGTATCGCAAGAACACCAACAGGATTTTGCCGGGTTCAATATTGCATTTGATCAGTATCACAGCACACACTCAGAAGAAAACCGCCATTATTCGAGCTATATATACAATCAACTAAAAGCCAATAATCACATCAGTCGCAAAACCATCAAACAATTTTACGACCCTGAAAAAAACATGTTTTTGCCGGATCGCTTTATTAAAGGCACTTGTCCCAAGTGTGGCGCTCACGACCAATACGGCGACAACTGTGAAGCTTGCGGGGCTACCTACGCACCCACCGAACTGGTCGATCCTAAATCTGTAATTTCAGGTGCTACACCAATTCAAAAAGATTCTGAGCATTTATTTTTTGAATTGAGTCACTTTGAACCCATGCTTAAAGAATGGACACAAGGCGGCCATTTACAAAGCCAAATTTCTAATAAGTTAAATGAATGGTTTGAATCCGGCTTGCAAAACTGGGATATCAGCCGTGACGCGCCCTATTTTGGTTTTGAAATCCCCGGCGAAGACAATAAGTTTTTCTATGTCTGGTTAGACGCACCCATAGGTTACCTTGCGTCTTTCAAAAAATACTGCGATGAAAATGGTCTGGACTTTGACGAATACTGGCGTGAAGACAGCCAAACTGAGCTCTATCATTTCATCGGTAAAGACATCGTCTATTTCCACGCCCTATTCTTCCCAGCGATGTTAACCGGCGCAGGCTTTAGAAAACCTAATGCCATCTTTGCCCACGGTTTCTTAACAGTGGATGGCGCGAAAATGTCGAAGTCTCGCGGCACCTTTATTATGGCCAGCACCTACCTAAAACACCTTGAGCCTGAGTATTTACGTTATTACTTCGCAACCAAACTCAATAGCCGCATTGATGATTTGGACCTAAACCTTGACGACTTTGTGCAACGTGTTAACTCAGACTTAATCGGCAAAGTGGTTAATATCGCGAGTCGTTGTGCTGGGTTTGTTACCAAGCGTTTTGATGGCAAACTCAACCAGGCCTGGTCATCAGAAGCGCAAGCCTTGTTTCAACAGTTTGCTGACAAAGCCGAGCCGATAGCCGAGCTTTACGAAAAACGCGAATATGCTCAAGCGATGCGTGACATTATGGCGCTGGCAGACAAAGCCAACGAATACATTGCCGAAACCGCACCTTGGGTATTAGCCAAACAAGAAGGCAAAGACGCCGAACTGCATGAATCAGTCAGTGTCGGTTTAAATCTATTCCGTAGCTTAATGATTTACTTAGCGCCGGTTTTACCGAAAACCAGTATTAAAGCTCGTGAATTCTTTAATGAAACCGACTGGAGCTGGAACCAGGCTAAAACCCCGTTAATGAACCATGAAATTCAAGCTTATAAAGCTCTATTAACTCGCTTAGATATGGCACAGGTAGAAAAAATGTTAGAAGATTCAAAACAAACCTTACAAGCAAATCAACCAGCGAAAGCCGAGCCAGCCGCATCGGCCGAAACCAGCCAGTTTGATCCAATTGCGCCAGAAATCACGATTGACGACTTTGCTAAAATTGATTTACGCATTGCTAAAATCGTTAACGCCGAAGCCGTGCCGGAAGCCAATAAGTTATTAAAATTAACCCTAGATATCGGTTTAGGCGAACGCCAAGTATTTGCTGGCATCAAATCGGCCTATGAACCAGAACAGCTAATTGGTAAGCTAACCGTGATGGTCGCCAACCTAGCACCGCGTAAAATGCGTTTTGGTTTATCCGAAGGCATGGTGTTAGCCGCCGGTCCGGGTGGCAAAGACTTGTTTATCTTGTCACCAGACGAGGGTGCTCAACCCGGCATGCGCGTAAAATAG
- the rsxC gene encoding electron transport complex subunit RsxC, translating to MKPSLRQKIINLIAPIYPMAKRWLYHFHGGVFPKYNKSLSLRQPLRSGYVPKQLILPLQQHMGGAALPCVEIGEQVKKFQMIAQAAKGLSAPVHAPASGKIIAIEQRILPHASGLAEPCIVIEPDAKQDAVENALGIVEKPKNIAEFKQLLLNAGIVGMGGAGFPTFAKLPDQPGKIKHLIINGAECEPFITCDDLLMQTHAPEIVRAALFMADLFEVENVICGIETNKPQAISAMRQASEATRIRVEEVATVYPMGGQKQLTQELVGLEIPSQLHSIDIGVVMMNVATLRAITQALELGQPLVSRFVTVSGMGLKQPFNIDALLGTPFNELVELAQPEPKLDYPLLMGGPMMGFAVAHNDVPVIKTTNCILANPPETSDEPMACIRCGECAEACPVNLLPQQLYWHARAHEYDKTEQLNLFDCIECGCCSFVCPSHIPLVQYYRHAKAEVREIKQQAKLTEIAKQRFDAREARLERDKKEREAKLAAKKAAVKKQADEAPKTEKPAADAPKLSAREKAIQAAKARQTAAKKTSPEDSKSTKNSSTESSKSEMSAEDKRKAAMEAAKARAAAKKTSPKEPNNTKDSDTNSPKPEMSAEDKRKAAMEAAKARAAAKKTSPKEPNNTKDSGTESPKSEMSAADKRKAAMEAAKAKAAARKAQQETSQ from the coding sequence ATGAAACCGAGCTTACGCCAAAAAATCATAAACTTAATTGCGCCGATTTACCCTATGGCGAAACGCTGGCTGTATCACTTTCACGGCGGTGTCTTTCCTAAATACAACAAAAGCCTATCCTTACGCCAACCATTGCGAAGCGGCTATGTGCCCAAACAACTCATTTTGCCTCTGCAACAGCATATGGGCGGCGCCGCGTTACCCTGCGTTGAGATCGGTGAACAGGTCAAAAAGTTCCAAATGATTGCACAAGCCGCCAAAGGTTTGAGTGCACCGGTTCACGCCCCCGCTTCCGGTAAAATTATCGCGATTGAACAGCGCATTTTGCCGCATGCCTCCGGTTTAGCCGAACCCTGTATTGTGATTGAACCAGACGCGAAACAAGACGCTGTAGAAAATGCGCTAGGCATCGTTGAAAAACCTAAAAATATTGCCGAGTTTAAACAACTTCTGCTTAATGCCGGTATTGTCGGCATGGGCGGCGCGGGCTTTCCGACCTTTGCCAAACTTCCCGATCAACCCGGTAAAATTAAACATTTAATTATCAATGGTGCCGAGTGCGAACCTTTTATTACCTGTGATGACTTGTTAATGCAAACGCACGCGCCAGAAATCGTACGAGCCGCGCTATTTATGGCCGATCTATTTGAGGTTGAAAACGTCATTTGTGGCATTGAAACCAACAAACCCCAAGCGATTTCGGCCATGCGTCAAGCCAGTGAAGCTACTCGAATTCGAGTGGAAGAAGTCGCCACGGTTTACCCGATGGGTGGACAAAAACAACTGACCCAAGAACTCGTCGGGCTAGAAATTCCCAGCCAACTTCATAGTATTGATATTGGTGTCGTTATGATGAACGTCGCCACCTTACGTGCGATTACTCAAGCGCTCGAACTCGGTCAACCGTTAGTTTCACGCTTTGTCACCGTCTCTGGCATGGGTTTAAAACAACCGTTTAATATCGACGCTCTGCTTGGCACGCCATTTAATGAACTCGTTGAACTCGCCCAACCCGAACCGAAACTAGATTACCCGCTCTTAATGGGTGGACCAATGATGGGCTTTGCGGTGGCGCACAATGATGTACCTGTGATCAAAACCACCAACTGCATTCTAGCGAACCCTCCCGAAACTTCGGATGAACCCATGGCCTGTATTCGTTGTGGCGAATGTGCCGAAGCCTGTCCGGTGAACTTACTACCCCAACAACTTTACTGGCATGCACGTGCGCATGAATACGATAAAACCGAACAGCTCAACCTATTCGACTGCATTGAATGCGGTTGCTGCTCATTTGTTTGCCCCAGTCATATTCCGCTGGTGCAATATTATCGTCACGCCAAAGCTGAAGTGAGAGAAATCAAGCAGCAAGCGAAATTAACCGAAATTGCAAAACAACGATTTGATGCCCGTGAAGCACGTTTAGAACGTGACAAAAAAGAGCGCGAAGCCAAGCTTGCCGCCAAAAAAGCGGCGGTAAAAAAACAAGCCGATGAAGCCCCAAAAACTGAAAAACCAGCCGCCGATGCGCCCAAATTGAGCGCGCGCGAAAAAGCCATTCAAGCGGCCAAAGCTCGCCAAACCGCCGCTAAAAAGACGAGCCCAGAAGACTCGAAGAGCACGAAAAATTCTAGTACAGAATCCTCTAAGTCAGAAATGTCGGCGGAAGACAAACGCAAAGCCGCGATGGAAGCGGCTAAAGCCCGCGCCGCCGCTAAAAAGACGAGCCCAAAAGAACCGAACAACACCAAAGACTCTGACACAAACTCCCCTAAGCCAGAAATGTCGGCGGAAGACAAACGCAAAGCCGCAATGGAAGCGGCTAAAGCCCGCGCCGCCGCTAAAAAGACGAGTCCAAAAGAACCGAACAACACCAAAGACTCTGGCACAGAATCCCCTAAGTCAGAAATGTCGGCGGCAGACAAACGCAAGGCCGCGATGGAAGCCGCCAAAGCAAAAGCCGCCGCGCGTAAAGCCCAACAGGAGACAAGCCAATAA
- a CDS encoding ATP-binding SpoIIE family protein phosphatase yields MTPLFSSLELLTNRILIADPSDEAYAFYERVLSQQGFEVLHVDRNDKILETVQQTQPSLVIVDLAICSEDRNDLIEGIKNSCDAHCPFLPVVLASNQDENTLLQHAVAKKADGFLQFPFSDKVLLAKVQSLLRIRSLYVALKSTSDQIYQLHHTLEQEHKDAERIYEKFLRPSSQKIAGFDSYISSASIFNGDLLIAKVQPSGDVLVLLGDFTGHGLRAAIGVIPVAEMFNGMVVKARSVPEIISEINTKLHNILPAHLFFGCAVLQVSPVQKKARIYNFGMPDVLMVKSDKLTRFSSRNLPLGVVSSQRLDLYPQAIDLCGDEVFYMLTDGFTESRNSEGEMFGDERVEQTLLKAGKQGIKALIKEVDTFCANCFTEDDASIAELKTGPILNFNYIDSLGQLTKASSWNLNFRFDFVALKQMANPMEGLVDMIMHVQPIPSHKERLFIILDELYTNSLEHGLLRLDSSLKQEEEGFLKFLDAREEAIDQLNDGFIDVQVTHKPLGDFQGEMTIRIEDSGEGFDYAALDKDPSPSQSMFSGRGVLLTRSLCSSLTYEGRGNIVTAIYRWHLTPMLNQQD; encoded by the coding sequence ATGACCCCCCTTTTTTCTAGCCTAGAGTTGTTAACGAATCGTATTTTAATCGCTGACCCAAGTGATGAAGCTTATGCGTTTTATGAGCGTGTTTTATCTCAACAAGGCTTTGAAGTTTTGCACGTCGATCGAAATGATAAAATTTTAGAGACGGTTCAACAGACGCAACCCAGCTTAGTAATTGTTGATCTAGCGATTTGTTCTGAAGATCGAAATGACCTAATTGAAGGTATTAAAAATTCTTGTGATGCTCATTGTCCTTTTCTTCCGGTTGTATTGGCAAGCAACCAAGATGAAAATACACTTTTGCAACATGCCGTCGCCAAAAAAGCGGATGGTTTTTTGCAGTTCCCCTTTTCAGACAAAGTATTGTTGGCGAAAGTCCAGTCTCTGTTACGTATCCGAAGCTTATATGTTGCTTTGAAATCAACCAGTGATCAAATTTATCAATTGCATCATACACTTGAGCAAGAGCATAAAGACGCAGAGCGTATTTATGAGAAGTTTTTGCGCCCTTCATCACAAAAAATTGCCGGTTTTGACAGTTATATCTCGTCAGCTTCGATTTTTAACGGTGATTTGTTAATAGCTAAGGTGCAACCATCTGGAGATGTTCTCGTTTTATTGGGGGACTTTACTGGGCATGGATTAAGGGCCGCGATTGGCGTAATTCCTGTGGCGGAAATGTTTAATGGGATGGTGGTGAAAGCTCGCAGTGTTCCAGAAATTATTAGTGAGATTAATACTAAGTTGCATAACATTTTACCAGCGCATCTGTTTTTTGGCTGTGCTGTTTTACAGGTGTCACCCGTACAAAAAAAAGCGCGTATTTATAATTTTGGTATGCCAGATGTTTTGATGGTTAAGTCTGATAAGTTAACTCGCTTTAGTTCGCGTAATTTGCCATTAGGGGTAGTAAGTAGTCAGCGATTGGATTTGTATCCACAGGCTATTGACTTGTGTGGAGATGAAGTGTTTTACATGCTGACAGATGGTTTCACCGAATCACGAAATTCAGAAGGAGAAATGTTCGGTGATGAGCGGGTTGAACAAACTTTGTTAAAGGCTGGCAAGCAGGGTATTAAAGCTTTGATTAAGGAAGTTGATACCTTCTGTGCGAATTGTTTTACAGAAGATGACGCGAGCATTGCTGAGCTGAAAACTGGCCCGATTTTGAATTTTAATTATATTGATTCCCTTGGTCAGCTTACTAAAGCTTCAAGTTGGAACTTGAATTTCCGGTTTGATTTTGTCGCACTTAAACAGATGGCTAACCCTATGGAAGGTTTAGTTGACATGATTATGCATGTTCAGCCTATCCCCAGTCATAAAGAGCGCCTTTTTATTATTTTGGATGAGTTGTATACCAATTCTTTAGAGCATGGCTTATTAAGACTGGATTCTTCCTTAAAGCAGGAGGAGGAAGGGTTTTTAAAATTTTTGGATGCACGTGAAGAGGCAATAGATCAGTTAAATGATGGGTTTATTGATGTTCAGGTGACGCACAAGCCATTAGGTGATTTTCAGGGTGAGATGACCATTCGGATTGAGGACAGCGGTGAAGGGTTTGATTATGCGGCGCTGGATAAGGATCCTTCCCCGAGCCAGTCTATGTTTTCTGGGCGCGGGGTTTTATTAACGCGTTCTTTATGTTCAAGCCTTACCTATGAGGGACGCGGTAATATTGTTACCGCTATTTATCGCTGGCATTTGACACCAATGTTGAATCAACAAGACTAG
- a CDS encoding DUF3108 domain-containing protein has translation MQTFRQTITLLAFVGLIITSQAQANPSQNFDAEFAVRLMGFNVGTVQQKMRCQTDTCTLTSEAEPPWWAKRFINESTYETTKILTKNNQFLWLSYHKDLTQRHDDYTKHIKVDLIANLENNIITFPQKDRSWPGSPYAYDIMSIAYALQFYTLNGNAIPPLVLQEEKQQTLVKFNVANQATKAHLNYKSNLKARYYEWTTDTQEIKIWLIEDLNFFPGRIEVNNTKHKRRVVLALDKPPHFP, from the coding sequence ATGCAAACCTTTCGTCAAACCATCACCCTCTTAGCTTTTGTGGGACTCATCATAACGAGTCAAGCACAGGCTAACCCTAGCCAAAATTTTGATGCTGAATTTGCAGTACGCTTAATGGGTTTTAATGTTGGTACCGTACAACAAAAAATGCGCTGTCAAACTGATACCTGTACATTAACCAGTGAAGCCGAGCCACCTTGGTGGGCGAAGCGGTTTATAAATGAATCCACCTACGAAACCACTAAAATACTGACTAAGAACAATCAGTTCCTTTGGTTAAGCTACCACAAAGACTTGACGCAGCGGCATGACGATTACACCAAGCACATTAAGGTGGATTTGATCGCAAACTTGGAAAACAATATTATTACGTTCCCACAGAAAGACCGCAGCTGGCCTGGTTCGCCCTACGCATATGACATTATGTCGATTGCTTATGCCCTGCAGTTCTACACATTAAACGGGAACGCGATACCGCCGCTTGTGCTGCAAGAAGAAAAACAACAAACACTCGTAAAATTTAATGTAGCCAACCAAGCTACAAAAGCCCATCTTAATTACAAAAGCAACCTTAAGGCGCGCTACTATGAGTGGACAACTGACACGCAAGAAATTAAAATCTGGCTGATTGAAGACTTAAACTTTTTCCCTGGCCGTATTGAAGTAAATAACACCAAACACAAGCGCCGTGTTGTATTAGCACTTGATAAGCCGCCCCATTTCCCATAG
- the rsxB gene encoding electron transport complex subunit RsxB, with protein MLAGILIFLGLALVFGLLLGYAAVRFKVEGDPLADIIDQKLPQTQCGQCGYPGCRPYAEALAKGEAEVNLCIPGGEPTMIEIAEILKVEPKPMEAEATEPKPKMVAVIDEDICIGCVLCIKACPVDAIVGTTKMMHTVIEKECTGCELCVPVCPVDCIDMVMEKPSLTNWKWPEPKVAAERTE; from the coding sequence ATGCTCGCCGGAATTCTCATCTTTTTAGGCTTAGCCCTCGTTTTTGGCTTACTACTCGGCTATGCCGCGGTGCGCTTTAAGGTCGAAGGTGATCCACTCGCCGATATCATTGACCAAAAACTGCCGCAAACTCAGTGCGGCCAATGTGGCTATCCGGGTTGCCGACCTTACGCCGAAGCCCTCGCCAAAGGCGAAGCCGAAGTCAACTTATGCATTCCGGGTGGCGAACCTACTATGATCGAAATCGCCGAGATTTTAAAAGTTGAACCAAAACCAATGGAAGCCGAAGCCACCGAACCCAAACCTAAAATGGTGGCCGTGATTGATGAAGACATTTGCATAGGTTGCGTGCTCTGTATTAAAGCCTGCCCGGTGGATGCGATTGTCGGCACCACCAAAATGATGCACACCGTGATCGAAAAAGAATGCACTGGTTGCGAGCTTTGTGTGCCAGTTTGCCCGGTGGATTGCATTGATATGGTGATGGAAAAACCCAGCTTAACAAACTGGAAGTGGCCAGAACCTAAAGTAGCGGCGGAGCGCACCGAATGA
- the rsxA gene encoding electron transport complex subunit RsxA — MTDYVIILISTVLVNNFVLVKFLGLCPFMGVSKKLDAALGMGLATTFVLTLSSVMSYLLYTYLLAPFELEYLKTIGFILSIAAVVGFTEMAIHKTSPALYQVLGIYLPLITTNCAVLGVALLNIGEDHNFIESAFYGFGAAVGFTLVMVLFASIRERVDAGDVPTPFKGAPIALITAGLMSLAFMGFGGLV, encoded by the coding sequence ATGACCGATTATGTCATTATTTTAATTAGCACCGTTTTGGTGAATAATTTTGTGCTGGTCAAATTTTTAGGCCTGTGCCCATTCATGGGTGTGTCCAAAAAACTTGATGCCGCACTTGGCATGGGCTTAGCCACCACGTTTGTGCTCACGCTATCCTCGGTCATGAGTTATCTGCTTTACACCTACCTGCTCGCCCCGTTTGAATTGGAATACCTTAAAACCATCGGCTTTATTCTGTCGATCGCCGCTGTGGTCGGTTTTACTGAAATGGCCATTCACAAAACCAGCCCCGCACTCTATCAAGTACTGGGTATTTACCTTCCCCTAATCACCACCAACTGCGCCGTACTGGGTGTAGCCTTACTTAATATTGGTGAAGATCACAACTTTATCGAATCCGCCTTTTATGGATTTGGTGCGGCCGTTGGCTTTACGCTCGTCATGGTTTTATTTGCCTCGATTCGTGAACGGGTCGATGCCGGTGATGTGCCGACCCCATTTAAAGGTGCGCCCATCGCCTTAATCACGGCAGGACTTATGTCGTTAGCCTTTATGGGCTTTGGTGGGCTGGTATAA
- the purN gene encoding phosphoribosylglycinamide formyltransferase: MQQSPLRVVVLISGNGSNLQALIDRQNQADCAYQIVKVISNKADAFGLERAKQHLIEVDTVPHQSFDDRETFEQALIHSIDQAQPGLVVLAGFMRILTPLFTQHYVGRMLNIHPSLLPKYPGLQTHQRALDAGDKQHGLSIHFVTDELDGGPVVLQATTNIQANDSVETLKAKVHELEHQAYPLVVNLFAQGKLNYQNHQAWWSGQALTTPLQIEDL, translated from the coding sequence ATGCAACAAAGTCCGCTTCGCGTTGTGGTTTTAATATCAGGTAACGGTTCGAACCTACAAGCCCTGATTGACCGACAAAACCAAGCTGATTGCGCTTATCAAATCGTCAAGGTCATTTCAAACAAGGCGGACGCCTTTGGTTTAGAACGCGCCAAACAACATCTGATTGAAGTCGACACGGTTCCCCACCAAAGCTTTGATGACCGCGAAACGTTCGAGCAGGCTTTAATCCACTCCATTGATCAAGCCCAACCAGGCCTGGTGGTCTTGGCTGGCTTTATGCGTATTCTAACCCCTTTATTTACCCAGCATTACGTTGGGCGCATGCTCAATATCCACCCTTCTTTACTACCCAAATACCCAGGTTTACAAACCCACCAACGCGCACTCGACGCTGGCGATAAACAACATGGCCTAAGCATTCACTTTGTCACCGATGAGCTCGATGGCGGACCCGTGGTTTTACAAGCTACCACCAATATTCAAGCGAATGATTCCGTCGAAACCCTAAAAGCTAAAGTCCATGAATTAGAACATCAAGCTTATCCTTTGGTGGTTAATCTATTTGCACAAGGTAAGCTCAACTATCAAAACCACCAGGCCTGGTGGTCAGGACAAGCTTTGACCACTCCGCTACAAATCGAAGATTTGTAG
- the apbC gene encoding iron-sulfur cluster carrier protein ApbC produces MGLFNQLFGDGLNDQLKSQIHSIFEQTTLPLTQQNLSNTNLVSELSYKNKLLSFTINWPFAAESLHKQVETDLTQKLTALDGIDQVKVQHTTQIKAHQTQPNVTALANIKNIIAVASGKGGVGKSTTSVNLALALQQEGAKVGILDADIYGPSIPTLLNLSGKPSTLDGKSMQPMRAYDLQAMSIGCLIEEDTPMIWRGPIVTQTLTQLLKETDWQNLDFLIIDLPPGTGDVQLTLAQQIPVTGAVIVTTPQDLALLDAKKAVKMFEKVNIPILGVIENMSTHICSQCGHEEAIFGEHGGETLAHNYEIPFLGAMPLSMSIREQADAGKPTVAAEPNGVLAEKYRTMAHRIGSGIAESKRNYASAFPKIVIENN; encoded by the coding sequence ATGGGTTTATTCAATCAACTGTTCGGTGACGGCTTAAATGATCAACTGAAAAGCCAAATCCACTCGATTTTCGAGCAAACCACACTGCCCTTAACGCAGCAAAATCTATCCAATACTAATCTGGTGTCCGAGCTTAGTTATAAAAATAAGCTATTAAGCTTTACAATTAACTGGCCATTTGCAGCGGAAAGCTTGCACAAGCAAGTTGAAACCGATCTAACGCAAAAATTAACCGCACTGGACGGCATTGATCAAGTCAAGGTTCAACACACCACTCAAATCAAAGCCCATCAAACCCAGCCCAATGTAACCGCGCTAGCGAACATCAAGAACATTATTGCTGTCGCATCAGGCAAAGGCGGGGTCGGCAAATCGACTACCAGCGTGAACCTTGCTTTAGCGCTGCAACAAGAAGGCGCAAAAGTGGGCATCTTGGATGCCGATATTTACGGGCCGAGCATTCCGACGCTACTCAACTTATCTGGCAAACCCAGCACATTAGATGGCAAAAGCATGCAGCCCATGCGCGCTTATGACTTACAAGCCATGTCAATTGGTTGTTTAATCGAAGAAGATACGCCCATGATTTGGCGTGGCCCAATTGTCACCCAGACCCTCACTCAACTCTTAAAAGAAACCGACTGGCAAAACTTGGACTTTTTAATCATTGACTTGCCACCAGGAACTGGCGACGTGCAACTAACCTTAGCCCAACAAATCCCCGTCACTGGTGCAGTCATTGTCACCACACCGCAGGACTTGGCTTTATTGGATGCCAAAAAAGCCGTCAAAATGTTTGAAAAGGTTAACATCCCGATATTGGGCGTAATTGAAAACATGAGCACGCATATATGCAGCCAATGCGGTCATGAAGAGGCGATATTTGGCGAACACGGTGGCGAAACCTTAGCTCACAACTATGAGATTCCATTTTTAGGCGCGATGCCGTTAAGTATGAGTATTCGAGAACAAGCCGACGCTGGTAAACCAACTGTTGCGGCGGAACCTAATGGCGTATTAGCCGAAAAATATCGTACTATGGCACACAGAATTGGATCCGGCATTGCTGAATCCAAACGCAACTATGCATCCGCTTTCCCCAAAATTGTGATTGAAAACAACTAG
- a CDS encoding STAS domain-containing protein translates to MSVEGQLVGNTAVLFVKGRFDIACYEEFNRAYSSLLGRAEQFKVDLSTTSFMDSSALGMLLLLREKAGDSTHIELINADDEVAKILQIAQFHQLFTIR, encoded by the coding sequence ATGTCAGTTGAAGGTCAGTTGGTAGGGAATACTGCGGTTCTGTTTGTTAAAGGTCGCTTTGATATAGCCTGTTATGAGGAATTTAATCGAGCTTATTCCAGTTTATTAGGGCGTGCAGAACAGTTTAAAGTTGACTTGTCGACCACTAGTTTCATGGATAGTTCTGCGTTAGGGATGCTTTTATTGTTACGAGAAAAGGCCGGAGATTCAACACACATTGAATTAATTAACGCCGATGATGAAGTGGCCAAGATTTTACAAATTGCACAATTTCACCAGTTGTTTACAATCCGATGA